The nucleotide sequence ATATTGCGAACGTAAAAAAATGGGAACACCGCCCCTTGTTCATCACCCTTGCGCATCACTTCTACAATGAACTCTGCGGCCATGCCGAAAGCCTGACGGGAGCGCTCAAGAAGGCGCTTGATCAACAGGAAGGCCTGAACGAAGGCTTTACTCAATTGGGGGAGAAAGTAGTACGCGCTCTACTGGACACAGCCAACGGGCCACGCATCCTGATTGATATCAAGCATATGAGTGAGGCTTCCAGAAAACGCTATTTCGAGATTCTGGATGCGGATTTCGGCACGCAGAATATCCCGATAATCGTCAGCCACGGCTGTGTTCGCGGCAACGATACAGACCGGAATCGTTATCACGATCATCCCATTAATTTCTCAGATGAAGAAATCCTGCGCGTAGCCCGCTCGGGTGGGCTTTTCGGAATTCAGCTGGACGAACGGCGCATTGGTAGTGAAAGTGCACTGCGCCATGCCCGGGGTCACATCAACCGGCGGGATATTCTGTTCTCGTGGTCTGAACTGGTCTGGCTGCAGATCAAACATATTGCTGAACTACTCGATCAGCACGATCTGTTTGCCTGGGGTAACATCTGTCTGGGGACAGATTACGACGGGATTGTAAACCCAATTAACGGCTACTGGACCCACCGTGAATTTCCCGAACTGGATGCCTTTCTGTTGATGCACGTCCACAACTACATGCGAAACGCACCACCGCTGCGGAATGCCTCGAATCGTCTGCACGAAGATGAGATTGTGGCCCGGTTTATGGGTACCAACGCGCTCGATTTCTTTAAACGGCATTATCACTGAGATAAACACACAAACCCGTTTTTTTCTTGAACGCCCTCGGGGGCTAACCTTTTCCTCAATCGAAACCCCGTAGGCGCTTTTAAATCGCAGTCGGGCCAGCTTCGAAAAAACATTGCTCCTGGTTAAGAGTTCTTTCTGTCCTGGTAAGACCATTTATCGGGTCTGAACTAACTGGGTTGTATCCCATAACGACGAAGAGCCATGGAAACCCAACCGATGAATCAGCCGTCAGTATCTGCTTCTGATATGACGCCATTAGCTTTAACCGAACGCCACCTGCACGAATGGCTTCAGTTACTGGATTATTTGCAGGACGCGCACGCACCCACGAACCAGCAAACCTATTGCCGCAATCAGGTAACACGATTACAGCTAGACCTCTATAAACTAAGGAACCAATAAACGATATGCACTTGCTGGCTTATGAACCGGGTCAATACCTGGGTATTGACCCGGTTCATAAGCCGTTTTGTTGACATGGATAAAAGTAGACTATGATTATAGACATAAACTTCCATCCCTTCAAAATAAACCCTTTCTGTTCTATTTGCTTATTCTGAGTAGATTCCCGAATTAACAAGACAGCTCTCAACTCGATAAACCGAACCCGTGTGAGTCAGACAGCGTATGATGCGGTTGTTGTTGGATCAGGTCCAAACGGGCTGGCTGCGGCAATAACCTTACAGCACGCTGGCTTATCGGTGCTGGTGCTCGAAGCTAAAGCCGACATTGGGGGCGGAATGCGCTCGGCAGAGCTAACGCGGCCGGGTTTCGTCCACGACATCTGCTCGGCGATTCACCCGTTGGCCGCCGGATCACCATTTTTTCAGAGCCTGCCCCTGGCCGAACATGGCCTGGCGTTCAGCTACCCGCCCCTGTCGGCGGCCCATCCGTTCGACGGAGGCATCGCAACCGCGCTTGGACCTTCGTTAACCAAAACGGCCCGGTCACTGGGTGCCGATGAACAGACCTATCTGGAGCTTCTGCAGCCACTGGTACGCGACTGGCCAACGATGGCGGCCGATGTAATGGGCCCGCTCCGATTCCCCAAGCACCCTCTCGCTATGGCCCGGTTTGGTCTGGATGCGTTGCCTTCTATCGTGCATCTGGCCAGACGCTTCCGAACAATTGAAGCCCGCGGGCTGCTGGCGGGCATGGCGGCCCATTCCATTCAGCCACTCACCAATCTGGCAACATCGGCCTTTGCGCTGGTGTTGATGACGGCCGGACATCTGCGTGGCTGGCCAGTTCCCATTGGCGGCTCCCGACGCATTGCCGATGCGCTGGCGTCGTATTTTCTCTCGCTGGGCGGACAAATCGAAACTAACACAGTCGTTAAATCGCTGAATCAACTGCCGCCAGCGCGGGCAGTGCTGCTGGACGTAACGCCAAAGCAGGTGCTGCAACTGGCCGGCGATAGGCTGTCTCCTTTGTACCGAAAACAGCTTGAACGGTTTCGGTACGGCATGGGCGTCTTTAAGATCGACTGGGCGCTCGACGGACCGATTCCGTTTACGGCACCCGAATGTCAACAGGCCGGAACAATCCACCTGGGTAATACGCTCGAAGAAATTGTTGCGGCCGAACAGGCTACGGCCAGCGGTCAGCACCCCGACCGACCGTTTGTGCTCCTGGCGCAGCAAAGTTTATTTGACGCTTCGCGGGCTCCGGCCGGCAAACACACGGCCTGGGCCTATTGTCACGTTCCGAACGGCTCGACGGTGGACCGAACCGACGCGATTGAGCGGCAGGTTGAGCGGTTTGCACCGGGTTTTCGTGACCGGATTCTGGCTCGCCACACGATGAACACAAGCCAGATTGAGGCTTATAACCCAAACTACATTGGCGGAGATATCAACGGGGGTATTATCGACATCAGGCAGTTATTTACCCGTCCCGTCCTGAGGCTGTCGCCCTACCGAACGTCGGCCAAAGGCGTTTATATCTGTTCATCGTCGACACCACCGGGGGGTGGGGTGCATGGTATGTGCGGCTACCACGCGGCCCGGCGCGCGCTGGCGGATGTTTTTAGTCTGACTCCTACCATCCCGCTGACACATGGCTAACAAATAATGGTTTATTTTGTCGGTATGATGCTTACGTCTTCGCAACCCGCCCTCGTATCCAAGCTGCCCCATGTCGGCACAACCATTTTCACCGTCATGTCGAAGCTGGCGCTGGATACGGGCGCGCTTAACCTTTCGCAGGGGTTTCCCAACTTCGAGCCGGACCCGGTGCTGACCGATCTGGTGGCCAGGGCCATGCGGCAGGAGCATAACCAATACGCGCCGATGCCGGGGGTGCCGGTTCTGCGCGAAGCCATCGCCCGGAAAACCGCCGAGGTTTACGGAATCAGCTACCACCCTGACCACGAAATTACCGTTACGTCGGGCGCGACCGAAGCCCTATTTGCGGCTATTACGACCGTCGTGCGGCCGGGCGATGAGGTGCTGGTGTTCGAACCGGCTTACGACAGTTACGTTCCGGCCATCGAACTGGCTGGCGGCATCCCGGTTTACGTTACGCTGACGCCCCCCGACTACGCGCCAGACTGGCTGGCGGTACAGGAAAAGATCACCGACAAAACGCGGTTAATCATCGTTAATACGCCCCATAACCCTACCGGGCGCGTCTGGACCCGCGACGACCTGAACCAGTTGGCCGCGCTGGTGCGCGACCGGAATATCTTTCTGGTGAGCGACGAGGTGTACGAGCATATTGTCTTCGACCGTAACGGCGAATCCAACCGGGCGCACCATTCCCTGATGAGCCACCCGACCCTTCAGGAGCGTACGTTCGTCATTAGCTCGTTTGGCAAAACCTACCACGTTACCGGATGGAAGATCGGCTACTGCCTGGCCCCGAACGAGCTGACCGCCGAGTTCAGGAAAGTTCACCAGTTCGTTACGTTCAGTGTCGTAACGCCCATGCAGTATGCGCTGGCCGAGTATATGAACCGACCCGAACCGTATCTGGAACTGGCCGATTTTTACGAGCAGAAACGGAATCTGTTCCTACAGGCTATTGCCGGGTCACGATTCCGCTTTACGCCGACCGAGGGTACTTTTTTCCAGAATGTATCCTACGCTGCTATTACCGACGAACCCGACTATGATCTGGCCGTTCGGCTAACTCACGACATTGGTGTTGCATCCATTCCAACGTCGGTGTTCTATCACGACCGGAACGATTACCATATCCTGCGGTTCTGCTTTGCCAAAGACGACGACACGCTCAAACGAGCCGGCGAACGGCTTTCGGCGCTTTAACATAACGTGCCTCAACGCTCAACTTAAGCTAATTAAGCAATAGCCATGCCCCGCATTCATCCTCTTTCCGAAACTGAAGCCTCCGATGACCTTAAAGCGGCCTGGGCGCAGCACATCGCCGATTACC is from Spirosoma taeanense and encodes:
- a CDS encoding membrane dipeptidase; this encodes MDTFVDIHCHPYSKPFGQSQPKSHQSPSRDNRTSIWHHDPPTLLDKLQNFILTLTRFRQADLTASGRGNVRVVVNSLYPLERGFCRNKLGTGVPADEAINLATAFGKKYIDRVQAITSSDSYCTELNEQYAFMREMDGKVIELSGGQKARYVLTKNYEDVETLVKNTDTPDVITLAVMLSIEGAHVFSCGIDNKGVEASILENIANVKKWEHRPLFITLAHHFYNELCGHAESLTGALKKALDQQEGLNEGFTQLGEKVVRALLDTANGPRILIDIKHMSEASRKRYFEILDADFGTQNIPIIVSHGCVRGNDTDRNRYHDHPINFSDEEILRVARSGGLFGIQLDERRIGSESALRHARGHINRRDILFSWSELVWLQIKHIAELLDQHDLFAWGNICLGTDYDGIVNPINGYWTHREFPELDAFLLMHVHNYMRNAPPLRNASNRLHEDEIVARFMGTNALDFFKRHYH
- a CDS encoding phytoene desaturase family protein translates to MSQTAYDAVVVGSGPNGLAAAITLQHAGLSVLVLEAKADIGGGMRSAELTRPGFVHDICSAIHPLAAGSPFFQSLPLAEHGLAFSYPPLSAAHPFDGGIATALGPSLTKTARSLGADEQTYLELLQPLVRDWPTMAADVMGPLRFPKHPLAMARFGLDALPSIVHLARRFRTIEARGLLAGMAAHSIQPLTNLATSAFALVLMTAGHLRGWPVPIGGSRRIADALASYFLSLGGQIETNTVVKSLNQLPPARAVLLDVTPKQVLQLAGDRLSPLYRKQLERFRYGMGVFKIDWALDGPIPFTAPECQQAGTIHLGNTLEEIVAAEQATASGQHPDRPFVLLAQQSLFDASRAPAGKHTAWAYCHVPNGSTVDRTDAIERQVERFAPGFRDRILARHTMNTSQIEAYNPNYIGGDINGGIIDIRQLFTRPVLRLSPYRTSAKGVYICSSSTPPGGGVHGMCGYHAARRALADVFSLTPTIPLTHG
- a CDS encoding methionine aminotransferase translates to MLTSSQPALVSKLPHVGTTIFTVMSKLALDTGALNLSQGFPNFEPDPVLTDLVARAMRQEHNQYAPMPGVPVLREAIARKTAEVYGISYHPDHEITVTSGATEALFAAITTVVRPGDEVLVFEPAYDSYVPAIELAGGIPVYVTLTPPDYAPDWLAVQEKITDKTRLIIVNTPHNPTGRVWTRDDLNQLAALVRDRNIFLVSDEVYEHIVFDRNGESNRAHHSLMSHPTLQERTFVISSFGKTYHVTGWKIGYCLAPNELTAEFRKVHQFVTFSVVTPMQYALAEYMNRPEPYLELADFYEQKRNLFLQAIAGSRFRFTPTEGTFFQNVSYAAITDEPDYDLAVRLTHDIGVASIPTSVFYHDRNDYHILRFCFAKDDDTLKRAGERLSAL